Proteins found in one Patescibacteria group bacterium genomic segment:
- a CDS encoding glycosyltransferase family 39 protein: MIKRLKKDYGWVLGLGMVILVIFFFLRLINLTILPIFADEAIYIRWSQVMKAEPTLRFLPLSDGKQPLFMWLLMGILAVIKNPLAAGRFLSVMAGLGSLIGIFLLTLALFKDKKTALIAALFYAIVPFFVFFDRMALVDSLLAMWGIWVFYFGILLIRHLRLDLAMISGMILGAALITKSPALFFAILLPTVFLFHPFPTRRLKKLAKWRHFGQAVSLWGVVYAFAFGIYNLLRLGANFQMIALRNKDYVFSFKDILAHPLDPLKPHFFDLVRWLPNLLTWPILILALAALAWMWLKRENWQQATWLFLISTLPLFGQAVFAKVFTPRYILFTVWPLIILAAYFYVAVIEKLAVSFQKKVQSSLSVSWLLILLIIIPSLYYNYFLLTQPEKAPLPRRMRSGYLEEWSAGQGIKEIADLVKEKAKEKSVLVGTEGFFGTLPDGLQIYLEKVPGVTVIGVGYPIVSVPPSLVNSLVDNEVYLVVNQSRLQIAPEASGLELIQEYPKAINPKGIEDKLLFFKVKKEFWQKK, from the coding sequence ATGATTAAAAGGCTAAAAAAAGATTATGGTTGGGTGTTGGGCTTGGGGATGGTTATTTTAGTGATTTTCTTTTTCTTACGACTGATTAATTTAACCATTCTCCCTATTTTTGCTGATGAGGCCATTTATATTCGCTGGTCTCAAGTAATGAAGGCCGAACCGACGCTGCGTTTTTTACCTCTTTCTGACGGCAAACAGCCCCTGTTCATGTGGCTTTTAATGGGAATTTTGGCGGTGATTAAGAACCCGCTGGCGGCTGGCAGATTTTTATCAGTCATGGCCGGCTTAGGCTCCTTAATTGGTATTTTTCTTTTAACTCTGGCTCTTTTTAAAGATAAAAAGACGGCTTTAATCGCTGCCCTGTTTTATGCGATAGTGCCCTTTTTTGTTTTTTTTGACCGGATGGCTTTAGTTGATTCTTTATTGGCGATGTGGGGGATTTGGGTTTTTTATTTTGGGATTCTTTTAATTCGCCATTTGCGTCTTGATCTGGCGATGATTAGCGGGATGATTTTGGGCGCCGCTTTAATCACCAAATCACCAGCGCTCTTTTTTGCCATTTTATTACCAACTGTTTTTTTATTTCATCCCTTTCCCACTAGACGGCTGAAAAAATTGGCGAAGTGGCGTCATTTTGGCCAGGCAGTTTCTCTTTGGGGTGTGGTTTATGCTTTTGCTTTTGGGATTTATAATTTACTCCGTTTAGGTGCTAACTTCCAGATGATCGCTTTACGAAATAAAGATTACGTCTTTTCGTTTAAAGATATTCTGGCTCACCCTCTCGATCCTCTTAAACCCCATTTTTTTGATTTGGTTAGATGGTTACCTAATCTTCTGACTTGGCCAATCTTAATTTTGGCTTTGGCGGCTTTAGCCTGGATGTGGCTTAAGAGAGAAAATTGGCAACAGGCCACTTGGCTTTTTCTCATCAGTACTTTGCCCTTATTTGGTCAAGCCGTTTTTGCCAAGGTCTTTACGCCCCGTTATATTCTTTTCACTGTTTGGCCTTTAATTATCTTAGCGGCCTATTTCTATGTGGCGGTGATTGAGAAATTGGCTGTTTCGTTCCAAAAAAAAGTCCAATCTAGTTTATCAGTTTCTTGGTTGCTGATTTTGTTAATTATCATTCCTTCTCTTTATTATAATTATTTCTTATTGACCCAACCAGAAAAAGCGCCGTTGCCAAGAAGAATGCGTTCTGGTTATCTTGAAGAATGGTCAGCCGGCCAAGGAATTAAGGAAATTGCTGACTTGGTTAAGGAAAAAGCCAAAGAAAAAAGTGTCTTGGTCGGCACAGAAGGCTTTTTTGGAACCCTGCCTGATGGTTTGCAGATTTATTTGGAAAAAGTCCCAGGCGTAACCGTGATTGGGGTGGGTTATCCAATTGTTAGTGTTCCTCCCAGCTTAGTCAATTCTTTGGTTGATAATGAGGTTTATCTGGTGGTCAACCAGAGTCGTTTGCAGATAGCACCGGAAGCTTCTGGGTTGGAGTTAATTCAAGAATATCCTAAAGCGATTAACCCTAAGGGGATTGAGGATAAATTATTATTTTTTAAAGTTAAGAAAGAATTTTGGCAGAAAAAATGA
- a CDS encoding glycosyltransferase — translation MKPYLSVVIPMFNEEKNLKRGVLEEIDQYLKKQDYVSEVIVSDDGSTDKSLKMVEKFSQYHSRFKIKKNKHAGKPFAIKSGLEKAKGEIILFTDMDLSVPIKEMEKLLPWFEEDFKIVIGSRGKERKRFPWYRKIISWGFRSFRQIFFLPKIIDTQCGFKAFKRKAGKEVFRKMRIFKQITEIKGWRVGAWDVEMLFVAEKKGYRIKEVPVAWEDRDVVGGKQKNFIKESKEMLFEILRVKINDWRGDYD, via the coding sequence ATGAAGCCCTATCTTTCTGTTGTTATTCCCATGTTCAACGAGGAGAAAAATCTCAAAAGAGGCGTTTTAGAGGAAATTGATCAATATCTTAAAAAACAAGATTATGTTAGTGAAGTCATTGTTTCTGATGACGGTTCAACTGATAAGAGTTTAAAAATGGTTGAAAAATTCTCTCAATATCATTCTCGTTTCAAAATAAAGAAAAATAAACATGCTGGTAAGCCTTTTGCCATTAAGTCGGGTTTGGAAAAAGCAAAAGGAGAGATTATCTTATTTACGGATATGGATTTGTCAGTCCCCATTAAAGAGATGGAAAAATTACTTCCCTGGTTTGAAGAAGATTTTAAGATTGTGATTGGCTCTCGAGGCAAAGAAAGGAAACGCTTTCCTTGGTACCGGAAAATTATTTCCTGGGGTTTCCGGTCTTTTCGGCAAATCTTTTTCCTACCCAAAATTATTGATACCCAGTGTGGTTTTAAGGCTTTTAAGAGGAAGGCCGGTAAGGAGGTTTTTAGAAAGATGCGGATTTTTAAACAAATAACTGAAATAAAAGGTTGGCGGGTAGGTGCTTGGGATGTCGAAATGCTTTTTGTGGCTGAAAAAAAAGGCTATCGGATTAAAGAGGTGCCGGTGGCCTGGGAAGATAGAGATGTGGTTGGCGGCAAACAAAAAAATTTTATCAAAGAGTCGAAGGAAATGCTTTTCGAGATTTTAAGAGTTAAAATCAATGACTGGCGAGGCGATTATGATTAA